From the Polaribacter gangjinensis genome, the window AATCAATCAATTCGTTGTAGTTTTTTGCAAAGGGAAGTTTTTCATAATCTAAATCGATAGTTTCTTCTTTTGTGTAATCAAAAGGTTTGTCTAAAATTCCTCCATAATAACTTTTTGCTTTTTTAACTCTTTCTAAAAAACAATTGTAAACTAAATTGTAAAAACTCAAATCATCTTTTAGTAACTGATTGTCAATCTGGTATTTGTATCTAGAAAACTCTTTAATGTCATCTTGTGTAAAATACCTTTTACTAGGATCTAAACCATCAATAAAAGTTTTGAAAACATGTTCTGAAAAAGAATCGTTTAAATCTTTAACAACATAATGACCACGAGTTAAAATATTTTTTAAAACAAAAATCAATACTTTATCTTTTTCAGGATCTTCATTTTTAGCAACTTTTTCATTGGCAATTATTCCTGAACTCTTGATTAAAAAAAGGAATGCAAGTAGTGTAAAACTCAATTTAAAATTCGACTTCATAAATCTGCTTATTAGTTTTTAATTTCTTTGTTTGAAAGTACTAAAATAGTACCAATTATTAAATATTTCCTTGTTTTTTATAAATTCCATAGAAAATTTCATAAATTACTTTTCCTTTTTCATCAACAGTTGTCCATATTTGGGTAACTGTATTGTCTTTATTCTTTTTCCATGTTATTTGATTAGCAAAACTTCTAGGATTTGCTTCAACAAGATCACTTTTCAAAATCATTTTTCCATCTTTAAAATGACCTTTAAGATTCATAATAAATCCAGAATTATCAATCCAAATTTGGTTCCAAGTGTCATCTTTTGGATTGTAATAATTGTAACTTGTGCCTGTATTTTTGCTAAGTTTAGAAACCCAATTTTCTTGCAATACACAATCATTTTGTAGTTTAATTACTTTGTTTGTACCCACTAAATCTCCTTCTTTGTCGTAAACTTTCCAATTTCCTTCCCAAAAATCAAATTGTTCATATTTTTCTCCAGAACAAGGAACTTCATTTTGATTTTGAGCCACTAAAATTGATGAAATAAGAATGAAAATTATAATAATTAATTCGGTTTTTAATGAGTCCATAGCTTACAAGTTACTTTCAATACAATATTATATAATTTTATATAGCTTTACTCTTTAGGAAATGTTAAAAAGAAATTCGTATAAAATAAATTACATTTGCATTCAAAATCACAATTATGCAAGAAAAACCTTTAATTTTAGTTACAAATGATGATGGTATTACAGCACCAGGAATCAGAGCATTAATCAAAATAATGAATACAATTGGTGATGTTGTTGTGGTTGCTCCTGATAGTCCGCAAAGTGGAATGGGACATGCAATTACAGTTGATAATGTGTTGACTTGCAATCCAATAACTATTGATGATGGTCCTCAATTAGAATATACTTGCTCAGGAACTCCTGCAGATTGTGTAAAAATGGCAGTTAGTGAAATTTTAAATAAAAAGCCTGATTTGTGTGTTTCTGGCATCAATCATGGTTCAAATTCATCCATTAATGTTATTTATTCTGGAACAATGAGTGCAGCAATTGAAGCAGGAATTGAAGGAATTCCTGCCATCGGATTTTCGTTATTAGATTTTAAATGGCATGCCGATTTTAGAGCTTGCGAAGATTTTGTAAAAAACATTACTTTAAACACACTTTTAAATGGTTTGCCAGAAGGAATTGTGTTGAATGTAAACATCCCAAGTGTTAAAAAAGAAGAACTAAAAGGCGTAAAAATTTGCAGACAAGCCATGGGTTTTTGGAAAGAAACTTTTGATAAACGAAAAAGTCCATTTGGCAAAGAATATTATTGGCTTTCAGGCGAATTTGTTAATAAAGATAAAGGTCAAGATACGGATGTTTATGCTTTAGAAAATAATTATATTTCAGTGGTTCCTGTTCAATTTGATTTGACAGCACATCATATGATTCAAAAATTAAATTCTTGGGAACTGTAAAAAAAGACATATTAATAGGATTTTTAGTGGCACTTTTTGCCACTTTTGGAGGTATATTTTTTTACATTGAATATTTTTCTAAATATTCTTTTGAGGAAACTTTACAAATGATTTCCGATGGAAATTTATATGGAAAGGTATTATCAATTGCTGCAATTCCGAATCTTTTTGTGTTTTTTATTTTCCTGAAAAAAAATCAAGATAATAAAGCGAAAGGCGT encodes:
- the surE gene encoding 5'/3'-nucleotidase SurE; its protein translation is MQEKPLILVTNDDGITAPGIRALIKIMNTIGDVVVVAPDSPQSGMGHAITVDNVLTCNPITIDDGPQLEYTCSGTPADCVKMAVSEILNKKPDLCVSGINHGSNSSINVIYSGTMSAAIEAGIEGIPAIGFSLLDFKWHADFRACEDFVKNITLNTLLNGLPEGIVLNVNIPSVKKEELKGVKICRQAMGFWKETFDKRKSPFGKEYYWLSGEFVNKDKGQDTDVYALENNYISVVPVQFDLTAHHMIQKLNSWEL